The Sulfurimonas sp. HSL-1716 sequence GAAGCGATGAGAGAACCTCTTCGCGAGATCTCTGAAGCACTGCGCGATGTTTTGGAAAAGATGCCGCCTGACTTAGCAGGAGACATCGTAAACCACGGCATTATCTTAACAGGCGGCGGGGCACTTATCCGTCAGCTTGATAAATTCCTTTCCGACATAGTAAAAATTCCTGTTTATGTAGCGGATGAACCTCTTTTAGCCGTTGCACGCGGAACCGGCCGTGCGCTTGAAGAGATAGATCTATTACAAGAACTTTTTGAGAATGAATAAGGGACTCCTTAGTTTTTTCATAATATTTATAGCACTGCTGGGCGGTGCTATATATTATACGAACAGTATCCAATCTCCTTTTATATCGCTGTCTAATTCCATTCAATCTGCTTACTTCAATACGGTAGAATCCGTTTTCAATACTCTGGATGAACATTTTTATCAGCAAAAACATATCCAAAAATTAAAAAAACAGCTGGCAGAGTATGACAACAATCATCTCGTTATGCAGCAGCTTTCAAGCGAGCTTAACAGTCTCTATAAAGAAAGCAACTCCTCTATACGCACACATCCCAAAGTGGAACTTGTACGCGCGATCTCATACGTTAAATTTTCCGACATTAACAAACTTTGGCTGGAGATGAACGATTTTAACAGTTCAAAAATATACGGGCTGGTCTATAAGGACAGTGTCGCGGGTATCGTCATCTCCAAAGACTCAAAACCTATAGCCCTTTTAAACGGCGATATCAAGAGTTCCTACGCCGTTTTCGTCGGAGAAAACAATGCTCCGGGAATAGCGCATGGGAACAACGACAATACTATCATAGTCAATTTTATACCTTCATGGATAAATATAAAAGTCGGTGACGAAGTGATATCTTCAGGTCTGGACAATCTTTTTTTCAGAGGACTTAAAGTGGGAAAAGTACTCTCCATAAAAAGATCGCAAGGGTATCAAAGCGTAGTAGTCGACCCCTATTTTAAATCAAAAGAACCCAGATATTTTTATGTAATCACCGGGGTTCAATGAGATTTTTTCTTTTACTTTTTATACTTTTTTTTCATCTCATCGCCGATGACAAAAAAACGCCTCTGTTCATCGGTGCAGGGCCCTATATTCAGACCCAGCCCTATAAAGGCGCAGATGCGATCATCGTTCCCTCTCCCGTTATATTTTTTGACAATGGCATTTTTTACGTGCGATGGACAAGAGTCGGGCTCTATCTTTTTGGTAACTCAAAAGACAACTTCAACTGGGGCATCTCACTGACTGCGCAGCCCAGACCTTTTGGGTATAAATCGAGCGATTCTGCTATCTTGGAGGATATGAACAGAGACAGCAGCTTTGAAGCGGGACCGGCTCTGGATGTGGAGTATAAAAACACTTTTTTCAGTGCCGTTTTTTTCCATGACATCTTAAACAGAAGCAACTCCTATATAGTCAGAGCAGAATTGGGACATCATCTAGCTATGGGAAAACTCGACTTTTATCCGAGCATCATGGCGATCTACCATGCAGATAAGTTTAACAACTATTATTACGGTGTCAGACAAAGCGAAGCGACTGCCTCAAGACCCGCTTATTCACCCTCATCAAGTATCGATCTGGCTTTTCAGACATATGCGAGATACGCCTTTACGGAAAAGTGGTCGGCACTGCTCAATTTTCGCGCCGATTATTTAGGCAAAGAGGAGCAAAACTCTCCTATTGTCTCGGACAAATATATGTTTTCTGGACTGATCTCGCTTATGTATAGATTGGAGCTTTGACAAACACTGCATAAGACAAAAAACTCTTATGCAAAAGTTATTTTAATTCTTCCTGCACAGAAGCGAATTTCTTCAAAAGAATCATCAAATTTTAAGTGCTTTTGCAATATAATAAAAAAATTTTTACATAGACTTTTTAAAGGTTAAAAATGCCAAAACGCACTGATATAAAGACCATACTTCTCATCGGATCAGGCCCGATCATCATTGGGCAAGCCTGCGAGTTCGACTACTCCGGAACCCAAGCGGTAAAAACTCTTAAAGAGCTTGGATACAGGGTCGTCCTTATCAATTCAAATCCGGCGACGATCATGACAGACCCAGAATTTGCCGACAGAACATATATTGAACCGATCAAAGAAGATATCATTGCAGAGATAATCAAAAAAGAAAAGGTTGATGCCATACTTCCGACTATGGGCGGTCAAACAGCGCTCAATGCCGCTATGAGCATGTATGAAAAGGGGATGCTCGAGGGTATAGAATTCCTCGGTGCGAACCCTTCGGCAATCAAAAAAGGCGAAGACCGCCAAGCATTCAAAGAGGCTATGCAAAAACTCGGCATGGACCTTCCTTATTCAAGATACGCTTATAATATCGACGAAGCTATAAGCGCCGCAGAAGAGATAGGATTTCCTATCATCATCCGTGCATCTTTCACCCTTGCCGGCGGGGGAAGCGGTGTCGCTTATAACATAGACGAATTCAAGACTTTAGCAGCCCGCGGACTTGCGGAATCTCCCGTCAACGAAATACTCATAGAAGAGTCTCTTCTTGGTTGGAAAGAGTATGAAATGGAGGTCATTCGTGACCGTGCGGACAACTGTATCATCGTCTGTTCCATCGAAAATTTCGACCCTATGGGTGTGCATACGGGTGACAGCATCACCGTCGCACCCGCACTTACGCTCACTGATAAAGAGTATCAGCGTATGCGTGATGCATCTTTTGCAATTTTAAGAGAGATAGGCGTCGATACGGGCGGAAGCAACGTTCAGTTTTCGGTAAACCCTCAAAGCGGGCGTATGATAGTCATCGAAATGAACCCTCGTGTCTCTCGTTCTTCGGCTCTTGCATCCAAAGCGACGGGCTATCCTATCGCAAAAGTAGCGACGCTTCTGGCTGTCGGATTCACACTTGACGAGATCGAAAACGATATCACGGGAACACCTGCAGCGTTTGAACCAGTCATCGATTACATCGTTACAAAGATTCCTCGTTTCACGTTTGAAAAGTTCCCCGAAGCAGAAAGCACGCTCAGTACAAGCATGAAATCTGTCGGCGAGGTTATGGCGATCGGCCGAACCTTCAAAGAATCCGTTCAAAAAGCACTTTGTTCGCTAGAAACGGGTCTTAGCGGTTTTGACGAAATAAAAGTCGATGATGAAACAATGCTTCATGAGATCCGTCGTCCCAATGCCGATCGCATTCTTTACGTTGCAGAAGCGTTTAGACGCGGTATGAGCGTCGAACAGATATTTGATGCCT is a genomic window containing:
- a CDS encoding MipA/OmpV family protein produces the protein MRFFLLLFILFFHLIADDKKTPLFIGAGPYIQTQPYKGADAIIVPSPVIFFDNGIFYVRWTRVGLYLFGNSKDNFNWGISLTAQPRPFGYKSSDSAILEDMNRDSSFEAGPALDVEYKNTFFSAVFFHDILNRSNSYIVRAELGHHLAMGKLDFYPSIMAIYHADKFNNYYYGVRQSEATASRPAYSPSSSIDLAFQTYARYAFTEKWSALLNFRADYLGKEEQNSPIVSDKYMFSGLISLMYRLEL
- the mreC gene encoding rod shape-determining protein MreC; its protein translation is MNKGLLSFFIIFIALLGGAIYYTNSIQSPFISLSNSIQSAYFNTVESVFNTLDEHFYQQKHIQKLKKQLAEYDNNHLVMQQLSSELNSLYKESNSSIRTHPKVELVRAISYVKFSDINKLWLEMNDFNSSKIYGLVYKDSVAGIVISKDSKPIALLNGDIKSSYAVFVGENNAPGIAHGNNDNTIIVNFIPSWINIKVGDEVISSGLDNLFFRGLKVGKVLSIKRSQGYQSVVVDPYFKSKEPRYFYVITGVQ